A window of the Verrucomicrobiia bacterium genome harbors these coding sequences:
- a CDS encoding tetratricopeptide repeat protein yields the protein MASLQEQYDDAMYDFSCGDYDAAIGKFRAILAVEPEHFDAQLSLGMAYYRKEDYTTAIAEGHKAEKLKPKEQLVHTNLSLFYMKSGDKKTAEHHGLQARIASWKENMGAPGAAPADAGDPELQMAKPKVEGFKTPEKFPDMPWKKKPVVSASSPKPDTEKKEGGNP from the coding sequence ATGGCCAGCCTCCAGGAACAATACGACGACGCGATGTATGACTTCAGTTGCGGCGATTACGACGCTGCGATCGGGAAGTTCCGCGCCATCCTCGCCGTGGAGCCGGAGCATTTCGATGCCCAGCTCTCCCTCGGCATGGCCTACTATCGTAAGGAAGATTATACCACAGCCATCGCTGAAGGCCACAAGGCAGAGAAGCTGAAACCCAAAGAACAGCTCGTGCACACGAACCTCTCGCTGTTCTACATGAAGTCGGGCGATAAGAAGACCGCCGAACATCACGGCCTGCAGGCACGCATCGCCTCCTGGAAGGAGAATATGGGCGCACCAGGCGCGGCTCCAGCGGATGCGGGTGATCCAGAATTGCAGATGGCGAAGCCGAAGGTGGAAGGATTCAAAACCCCGGAGAAATTTCCCGATATGCCGTGGAAGAAGAAGCCGGTGGTCAGCGCCTCTTCGCCTAAACCCGACACGGAGAAGAAAGAAGGCGGTAATCCATGA
- a CDS encoding peptidylprolyl isomerase: MQANKEVAVIKTNKGEMVVEFWPDVAPKTVENFKKLANSSFYDGTCFHRIVKGFMIQGGDPLTKDPEEEYRWGTGNPGWKVKAEFNERPHVRGVLSMARSQDPNSAGSQFFICLADAKFLDRQYTAFGKVIQGDDVLGLIGDTPTGMSNGGERSKPKERIQVESVRISTITA, from the coding sequence ATGCAAGCAAATAAAGAAGTGGCCGTCATCAAGACCAACAAGGGAGAAATGGTCGTGGAATTCTGGCCGGACGTCGCTCCCAAGACCGTTGAAAATTTCAAAAAGCTCGCGAACTCAAGCTTTTACGATGGCACCTGCTTCCATCGCATCGTGAAGGGTTTCATGATCCAGGGCGGCGATCCGCTGACCAAAGACCCGGAGGAAGAATATCGCTGGGGCACGGGTAATCCGGGCTGGAAGGTGAAGGCGGAATTCAATGAACGCCCCCATGTCCGCGGCGTGCTCTCCATGGCTCGCTCGCAAGACCCGAACTCGGCTGGCAGCCAGTTCTTCATCTGCCTCGCCGATGCGAAGTTCCTCGATCGCCAATACACCGCCTTCGGCAAAGTCATCCAAGGTGATGATGTGCTCGGTCTCATCGGCGATACACCCACAGGCATGAGCAATGGCGGCGAACGCAGCAAGCCGAAGGAACGCATCCAGGTGGAAAGCGTGCGCATCAGCACCATCACTGCTTAA
- the nirD gene encoding nitrite reductase small subunit NirD produces MSEFLPAAPLAQIPAGRGLTVQVGGRELALLREGDKIYALDNKCPHKGAPLSFGWVENGKVACPMHGWEFECGTGVCTDRPNVAVNRYEVKVEEGMVMVKVE; encoded by the coding sequence ATGAGCGAGTTCCTTCCAGCCGCACCATTGGCACAGATACCTGCGGGTCGCGGGCTGACTGTGCAAGTTGGCGGACGCGAACTCGCGCTGCTGCGGGAAGGAGATAAAATTTACGCACTGGATAACAAATGCCCGCACAAAGGCGCGCCATTGAGTTTCGGTTGGGTGGAGAATGGCAAGGTGGCGTGTCCCATGCACGGCTGGGAATTCGAGTGTGGAACGGGAGTTTGCACCGATCGTCCGAATGTGGCGGTGAACCGGTATGAGGTGAAGGTGGAAGAGGGGATGGTGATGGTGAAGGTGGAGTAG
- a CDS encoding NUDIX hydrolase, giving the protein MSDRIRPWPLVESKPLNNYRIFTTRADRKVSPRTHKEMEFYVIESRHWVNIIALTEDDEIVMIEQYRHGTNSIELEIPGGIIDKGDNDPVEAGVRELLEETGFEGTDAMLLGQVAANPAIMNNTCYTVLVRNCHFSSETRFDTGEDIITRLVPIKDLPELVRSGKIQHSLVVVALFHFDLWQRKQAGK; this is encoded by the coding sequence ATGAGCGATAGAATCAGGCCGTGGCCGCTGGTAGAATCAAAACCGCTGAACAACTACCGCATCTTCACCACGCGCGCCGACCGCAAGGTCTCGCCCCGCACGCATAAGGAGATGGAGTTCTACGTCATCGAATCCCGTCACTGGGTGAACATCATCGCCCTGACCGAAGACGACGAGATCGTGATGATCGAGCAGTATCGTCATGGCACGAACTCCATCGAGCTCGAGATCCCCGGCGGCATCATCGACAAAGGCGATAACGATCCCGTGGAAGCTGGCGTGCGCGAACTACTGGAAGAAACCGGCTTTGAAGGCACTGACGCCATGTTGCTAGGCCAAGTCGCCGCCAATCCGGCTATCATGAACAACACGTGTTACACGGTGTTGGTGCGCAATTGCCATTTCTCCTCGGAAACCCGTTTCGATACCGGTGAAGACATCATCACGCGCTTGGTGCCGATCAAGGACCTCCCGGAACTCGTGCGATCAGGAAAGATCCAGCACTCACTCGTGGTGGTGGCACTGTTCCATTTTGATCTGTGGCAGAGGAAACAAGCTGGGAAATGA
- a CDS encoding HAD family hydrolase: MTLPIQLISTDFDGTLFSEFTNPPVPETLQAIIAHLQSKGAKWIINTGRDMNSLMETLGRGHVRIKPDYVVVVEREIHQRTGEDGHFKFSSVDPWNQRCTADQNALFALVRKDLPDLVGWVNSKFKATLYEDPWSPFCLIADNNQDADAIQVYMEAYCATIPNLTLVRNDIYARFSHAAYNKGTALAEVGRLLGIPPERTLAAGDHLNDLPMLKKQFAHALVAPSNAIPVVKAQVEREGGYLSQHPCGEGVARGIEFYMDRLLSA; encoded by the coding sequence ATGACTTTGCCCATCCAGCTTATCTCGACTGACTTCGACGGAACTCTGTTCTCCGAATTCACGAATCCGCCCGTGCCCGAAACCTTGCAAGCCATCATCGCGCATCTGCAAAGCAAAGGCGCGAAGTGGATCATCAATACGGGCCGTGATATGAACAGCCTGATGGAGACGCTGGGCCGCGGTCATGTGCGCATCAAACCGGACTACGTCGTAGTGGTGGAACGCGAGATCCATCAACGCACCGGCGAGGATGGTCATTTCAAATTCAGCAGCGTAGACCCGTGGAATCAACGCTGCACGGCGGATCAAAACGCGCTCTTCGCCCTCGTGCGCAAGGATTTGCCTGATTTGGTCGGCTGGGTGAATTCGAAATTTAAAGCCACGCTTTACGAAGACCCGTGGTCCCCTTTCTGCCTCATTGCGGATAACAACCAGGATGCGGACGCCATCCAAGTTTACATGGAGGCTTACTGCGCCACGATCCCGAACCTCACTTTGGTGCGGAACGACATCTATGCGCGCTTCAGCCATGCCGCTTATAATAAAGGCACGGCACTCGCAGAAGTCGGTCGCTTATTAGGCATTCCGCCGGAGCGGACTTTAGCCGCAGGCGATCACTTGAATGACTTGCCGATGCTGAAAAAGCAGTTCGCACACGCACTCGTTGCACCTTCAAATGCGATTCCTGTCGTGAAAGCTCAGGTAGAGCGCGAGGGTGGCTATCTCAGCCAGCATCCATGCGGTGAAGGCGTCGCGAGAGGCATCGAATTCTATATGGATCGACTTTTGTCGGCCTAA
- a CDS encoding 2-oxoacid:acceptor oxidoreductase subunit alpha, giving the protein MSESTTAAPTSGGASPKVSRISEAVIRIAGNSQDGIQAIGGFLARLAGRSEQEVMTFMTIPATISGGPSIFQVRIGSGEVLSAGDEADLLLAFYQHSYEGHINSLKKGGIVLYDADHCTPKPEWQESYHHIGINISSLTVEAIGGTGRDKGKNIYSMGLLAKMFDLNVPKLMKLIEERFGGKDPTIVQNAVTCFNAGYSHSLEKAVEIYQFNEGVHKGGNQVVMNGNEAIAYGLIAAGVRFGAGYPITPWSDIMELLRKELPKYGGTFVQCEDEIAAVSMAIGASYAGRVAVTGSSGPGISLKTEAIGWAVMAEMPLVVIDVQRGGPSTGMPTNVEQSDLNIACFGGHGDSPRVVIAPANVEDCFYMAIEAVNIARKYSVPVLFLTDQGIATRIEAFPEPNLEQICQDISPDLTPVTDHKPYDLSANDGITRHLAPGTRVGSGKYPVVTGLEHDELGHPTGSPKLHVQMGAKRRNKIKKLGADLPLPKVYGPNEGQILLVSWGSSQGPVREAVDRARAAGEAISALHIKYLNPLPNDLDKIFSGFKHIFVVELNDEGLYGYGQLCAILRARYCNASIRGITKVDGLTWKVKEILDNAHKLAK; this is encoded by the coding sequence ATGAGCGAGTCTACAACTGCCGCCCCCACTTCGGGCGGTGCTTCCCCCAAGGTGTCCCGCATTTCTGAAGCGGTCATCCGTATCGCGGGAAATTCACAGGACGGTATTCAGGCCATCGGTGGTTTCCTCGCGCGCCTCGCCGGCCGCAGCGAGCAGGAGGTCATGACGTTTATGACCATTCCCGCCACCATTTCCGGCGGTCCCTCCATCTTCCAGGTCCGCATCGGCTCCGGCGAGGTCTTGAGCGCCGGTGATGAGGCGGATCTCTTGCTGGCCTTCTATCAGCACTCTTACGAAGGCCACATCAACTCGCTGAAAAAGGGCGGCATCGTCCTCTATGACGCCGATCATTGCACGCCGAAGCCCGAGTGGCAGGAATCGTATCACCACATCGGCATCAATATCTCCAGCCTCACGGTGGAAGCCATCGGCGGCACCGGCCGTGATAAGGGCAAGAACATCTACTCCATGGGCCTCCTGGCCAAGATGTTCGACCTGAACGTGCCGAAGCTGATGAAGCTCATCGAAGAGCGTTTCGGTGGCAAAGACCCGACGATCGTCCAGAACGCCGTCACCTGCTTCAACGCCGGTTACAGCCACTCGCTCGAGAAGGCCGTCGAGATCTATCAATTTAATGAAGGCGTCCACAAGGGCGGCAATCAGGTGGTGATGAACGGTAACGAAGCCATCGCCTACGGCCTCATCGCCGCGGGTGTGCGTTTCGGTGCCGGTTATCCGATCACGCCTTGGTCCGACATCATGGAGCTGCTCCGCAAGGAACTGCCGAAATACGGCGGCACCTTCGTGCAGTGCGAAGACGAGATCGCAGCCGTCTCCATGGCCATCGGCGCCAGCTACGCAGGTCGCGTGGCGGTCACGGGTTCCTCCGGTCCTGGTATCTCGCTGAAGACGGAAGCCATCGGTTGGGCCGTCATGGCGGAAATGCCGCTGGTGGTCATCGACGTGCAACGCGGCGGTCCCTCCACGGGCATGCCGACGAACGTTGAGCAGTCCGACCTGAACATCGCCTGCTTCGGCGGTCACGGTGATTCACCACGCGTGGTCATCGCCCCGGCGAATGTGGAAGACTGCTTCTACATGGCCATCGAGGCCGTGAACATCGCCCGCAAATACAGCGTGCCCGTGCTGTTCCTCACGGATCAAGGCATCGCCACGCGTATCGAAGCGTTCCCGGAACCGAACCTCGAGCAGATTTGCCAGGACATCAGCCCGGACCTCACACCGGTCACCGATCACAAGCCTTACGACCTCTCTGCAAACGACGGCATCACGCGCCATCTCGCCCCCGGTACACGTGTGGGCAGCGGCAAGTATCCCGTGGTCACCGGTCTGGAGCACGATGAGCTCGGTCACCCGACTGGTTCACCGAAGCTGCACGTGCAGATGGGTGCCAAGCGCCGTAACAAGATCAAGAAGCTCGGCGCCGACCTGCCGTTGCCGAAGGTTTATGGCCCGAACGAAGGCCAGATTCTCTTGGTGAGCTGGGGCTCGAGCCAAGGTCCAGTCCGCGAAGCCGTGGATCGCGCCCGCGCTGCTGGCGAGGCCATCTCCGCGCTGCACATCAAGTATCTCAACCCGCTGCCGAACGATCTGGACAAGATCTTCAGCGGCTTCAAACACATCTTCGTCGTGGAATTGAACGATGAAGGTCTCTACGGCTACGGCCAGCTCTGCGCCATCCTCCGCGCGCGTTATTGCAACGCGAGCATCCGCGGCATCACGAAGGTGGACGGCCTCACCTGGAAGGTGAAGGAAATCCTGGATAACGCCCACAAGCTGGCCAAGTAA
- a CDS encoding alpha/beta hydrolase-fold protein, translating into MKGNFWPHGTAVSNRGMLAKGYFTATYVSSVDDTEQPFALWIPRSYSRRKAYPLMVVLHGSDADHRMIPESCFEIQKNGFREDMILLSPFGRGDIDYAGPGETDIWAAMNWVRERYRVDARRQYLTGLSLGGYAAWQLACEYPEQWAAIAPVCGGGDVKAVSAMKSVPVWCVHGEKDDVVPVENARRMVDAHKLMGGKVRYDELRGWGHNVWDWIYDGDRKTDTLAEWFLQHRKAKTVETRVSPKRRGTFLDLFNERVIISYPANSPVPREVDMLRQQAEKLARFSWGENTMRTGRLIVKSDAELTAAEVASANIIALGRSDNHAWLQKAERKLVARHVKGQLQVSRKPYLGKSLLALTMQPSPWNKEKLLGVLTYQQFRQMKDIADFVLNRLSGLGAVNVYDTAEKKFLMTKSE; encoded by the coding sequence ATGAAAGGAAACTTTTGGCCTCATGGCACGGCGGTGAGCAACCGCGGCATGCTGGCCAAAGGTTATTTTACGGCGACTTATGTTTCCTCTGTGGATGACACGGAGCAGCCGTTTGCCCTTTGGATTCCCCGGAGTTACTCGCGGCGCAAGGCTTATCCTCTCATGGTGGTGCTGCATGGTTCGGATGCGGATCATCGGATGATCCCGGAGAGCTGTTTTGAGATCCAGAAAAACGGGTTTCGCGAAGACATGATTTTGCTCAGCCCGTTTGGACGAGGGGATATTGATTACGCTGGGCCCGGTGAGACGGATATCTGGGCGGCGATGAACTGGGTGCGGGAGCGGTATCGCGTGGATGCGCGGCGGCAATATCTCACAGGGCTTTCACTCGGCGGTTACGCAGCGTGGCAACTGGCGTGCGAATATCCCGAGCAATGGGCAGCCATCGCGCCTGTGTGCGGTGGTGGTGATGTGAAAGCCGTGAGCGCGATGAAGTCCGTGCCGGTGTGGTGCGTGCACGGGGAGAAAGATGATGTCGTGCCGGTGGAGAATGCGCGGCGCATGGTGGATGCGCACAAGCTCATGGGCGGCAAGGTGCGCTACGATGAATTGCGCGGCTGGGGACACAATGTGTGGGATTGGATCTACGACGGCGACCGCAAGACCGACACGCTGGCGGAATGGTTTTTACAGCATCGCAAGGCGAAGACAGTGGAAACGCGAGTGAGTCCGAAGCGGCGCGGCACGTTTCTCGATCTGTTCAACGAGCGCGTGATCATCTCGTATCCGGCGAATTCACCGGTGCCGCGTGAGGTGGATATGCTGCGGCAACAGGCGGAGAAGCTGGCACGTTTTTCTTGGGGTGAGAACACGATGCGCACGGGACGTCTCATCGTGAAGAGTGATGCGGAACTCACAGCGGCGGAGGTGGCGAGTGCCAATATCATCGCGCTGGGGCGCAGTGATAATCATGCATGGTTGCAGAAGGCGGAGCGCAAGCTGGTCGCGCGGCATGTGAAGGGGCAGTTGCAGGTGAGCCGCAAGCCGTATCTCGGCAAATCACTGCTCGCACTGACGATGCAGCCGAGCCCGTGGAATAAGGAGAAGCTGCTTGGCGTGCTTACGTATCAGCAATTCCGCCAGATGAAGGACATCGCGGATTTTGTGCTGAACCGGCTGAGCGGTTTGGGCGCGGTGAATGTGTATGACACGGCTGAGAAGAAATTCCTAATGACCAAATCCGAATGA